One Gimesia sp. DNA window includes the following coding sequences:
- a CDS encoding alpha-hydroxy acid oxidase — protein sequence MQTHFNSEYPSVDHLRAKAKSRMPGFAYDYLTAGCFTEINLARNNDDIRKVQLRPWYLREFNEADQSTKLFGETYAAPFGVAPVGLQGLMWPKACEYLAQAAVDHNIPFTLSTVSTASIEEIGKITSGKFWFQLYHPAEDDLRDKLLERAWDAGCRTLVILADTPTFAYRPKEIRNGLSIPPRMTPRNIVQMFLSPSWAVGQLLAGKPEFQTMKPYIPKGLNMKHLGLFMNKTFSGRLTENKIAAIREKWQGNLVVKGIVTPEDAEIVVKHGLDGLIVSNHGGRQLDRGESTIVPLYKLTPEFGSKLKMMIDGGMYSGADIASSLACGADFAFMGRTPMFGVCALGRYGGHHTFEMLKKQLKQVMEQVGCARVERMRDHLIRESVPV from the coding sequence ATGCAGACTCACTTCAATTCCGAATATCCGTCAGTTGACCATCTGAGAGCTAAAGCCAAATCGCGGATGCCGGGTTTCGCCTATGATTATCTTACGGCTGGGTGTTTTACGGAAATCAACCTGGCGAGGAACAATGACGACATACGCAAAGTACAGCTCAGACCCTGGTATCTCCGCGAATTCAATGAAGCCGATCAAAGCACTAAACTGTTTGGTGAAACTTATGCAGCACCATTTGGGGTTGCGCCCGTAGGTTTACAGGGTTTGATGTGGCCCAAGGCGTGCGAGTATCTGGCACAGGCTGCTGTCGATCACAATATCCCATTTACATTATCCACCGTCAGTACCGCCAGCATTGAAGAAATCGGAAAGATCACGAGTGGCAAGTTCTGGTTTCAGCTTTACCATCCGGCAGAGGATGATCTGCGTGATAAGCTGCTGGAAAGAGCGTGGGATGCGGGTTGCCGTACACTGGTAATTCTGGCAGACACACCAACATTCGCTTATCGCCCAAAAGAGATCCGGAATGGCCTGTCAATTCCTCCGAGAATGACTCCGCGGAACATCGTCCAGATGTTTTTGAGCCCATCCTGGGCAGTGGGACAACTTCTGGCCGGCAAGCCTGAGTTTCAGACGATGAAACCTTACATTCCTAAAGGTCTAAACATGAAGCATCTGGGCCTTTTTATGAACAAGACTTTCTCAGGACGACTTACAGAAAACAAGATTGCAGCGATCCGAGAAAAGTGGCAGGGCAACCTGGTCGTTAAAGGAATCGTCACTCCGGAAGACGCAGAGATCGTAGTCAAGCATGGTTTAGATGGATTGATTGTTTCTAATCATGGTGGTCGACAGCTTGATCGAGGAGAGTCTACTATCGTTCCTTTATATAAACTCACACCGGAGTTTGGCAGCAAGCTGAAAATGATGATCGATGGTGGAATGTACTCGGGAGCTGATATCGCATCGTCCCTAGCCTGTGGAGCGGACTTTGCCTTCATGGGCCGCACTCCCATGTTTGGCGTGTGTGCTCTCGGCAGGTACGGTGGTCACCACACGTTTGAAATGCTCAAAAAGCAACTGAAACAGGTGATGGAGCAGGTCGGTTGTGCGAGAGTTGAAAGGATGCGAGATCATCTGATTCGAGAAAGCGTCCCCGTCTGA
- a CDS encoding biliverdin-producing heme oxygenase, giving the protein MQDFATEIREAVHELHQQIESTYLAFRMMHGIISKPEYSWILAQLYYLHRFLEPTWQADSTLAGLFDLNKYSRLQTIQADLNLLVNGDMPAIDPTTQKLLQQTSAMYQENKYSLIGVLYVLEGSRLGSVYLTEPLMNALSLQDTTGAVFFLCTPEPWYKDWYRFKESINQIDDLPQQFEGIMYAAVKTFEGMIELYQTKPT; this is encoded by the coding sequence ATGCAAGATTTCGCAACGGAGATCCGGGAAGCGGTTCATGAATTGCACCAGCAGATCGAATCTACTTATCTCGCATTTCGTATGATGCATGGAATCATTTCGAAGCCAGAATATTCCTGGATTCTAGCACAGCTATACTATTTGCATCGTTTCCTGGAGCCGACCTGGCAAGCAGACAGTACCCTGGCTGGACTCTTCGACCTAAATAAATATTCTCGACTGCAAACCATTCAGGCTGATTTGAACCTGCTTGTGAATGGCGACATGCCTGCCATTGATCCCACAACCCAAAAGCTACTCCAGCAAACATCAGCCATGTATCAGGAAAATAAATACTCGCTGATTGGTGTATTGTATGTCCTGGAAGGATCGAGGCTGGGCTCAGTGTATTTAACCGAGCCTCTGATGAATGCTTTATCGCTTCAGGACACAACAGGGGCCGTTTTTTTTCTCTGCACCCCAGAGCCATGGTACAAAGACTGGTACCGCTTCAAGGAGAGCATCAATCAGATTGATGATCTGCCCCAGCAGTTTGAAGGCATTATGTATGCCGCAGTCAAAACATTTGAAGGAATGATTGAGCTGTACCAGACAAAACCAACTTGA
- a CDS encoding DUF1559 domain-containing protein: MNPPRKLRRGFTLIELLVVIAIIAILIALLLPAVQQAREAARRSTCKNNMKQLGLALHNYNDNFQALPIGAQTGSYSNWRAAILPYLDQANIYSQLTRPNGYYAHSGFPGNTVLYSVRLPVYKCPSNPFGMTNTTDYSLSDSTSNPSLQSMIVDYVGISGATPDPVGRTNVCTGDVLASSSSNCNTGMMIPYKSIRFRDCTDGTSNTLILAEQSGQVNGAQKGANALGAWHGWANASLSTWNAGTPLPLSSGGFWYTAGTTTVRNPPNAFWSSGAPGYANSAYSANTVINSHHVGGVHAVLTDGSVRFLSENIDMNTLRQLCVRDDGQVVGEF; this comes from the coding sequence ATGAACCCACCAAGAAAACTGAGAAGAGGATTTACCTTAATTGAACTTTTGGTCGTGATCGCCATCATCGCGATTCTGATCGCCCTGCTCCTGCCGGCAGTCCAGCAGGCGCGCGAAGCAGCTCGCCGCTCAACCTGCAAAAACAATATGAAGCAATTGGGACTCGCCCTGCATAATTACAATGACAATTTTCAGGCACTCCCCATCGGGGCCCAGACCGGCTCGTATTCTAACTGGCGAGCCGCGATTCTCCCCTACCTTGATCAAGCCAACATCTATTCTCAGCTGACACGTCCGAATGGTTACTATGCCCACAGCGGTTTCCCAGGGAATACGGTGCTGTATTCGGTGCGTCTCCCCGTTTACAAGTGCCCCTCTAACCCTTTCGGTATGACTAATACCACTGACTACAGTCTTTCTGACAGTACGTCCAATCCCAGCCTGCAGAGCATGATCGTCGATTACGTCGGTATCTCTGGTGCTACCCCCGATCCTGTGGGCCGCACCAATGTCTGCACCGGTGACGTGCTGGCGAGCAGTTCCAGCAACTGTAACACTGGAATGATGATCCCCTACAAAAGCATCCGTTTCCGCGACTGTACCGACGGAACATCGAATACCTTGATCCTCGCTGAACAGTCCGGTCAGGTGAATGGAGCTCAAAAGGGTGCCAATGCACTGGGGGCCTGGCACGGGTGGGCCAACGCGAGCCTTTCTACATGGAATGCCGGCACGCCGTTGCCTCTTAGCTCTGGCGGGTTCTGGTACACAGCCGGGACTACCACCGTGCGGAACCCTCCTAATGCATTCTGGTCCTCTGGAGCCCCGGGATACGCCAACAGTGCCTATTCTGCTAACACGGTCATTAACTCACATCACGTGGGTGGCGTACACGCCGTACTGACCGATGGCTCCGTTCGCTTCCTATCAGAAAACATCGACATGAACACGCTCCGCCAATTATGTGTACGTGACGATGGACAGGTCGTTGGAGAATTCTAA
- a CDS encoding NAD(P)-binding domain-containing protein, whose amino-acid sequence MQSNSKTGGPKDTRVVIVGAGPIGLELAVALTRNQIPYQILDAGAIGQTISWWAPQTRWFSSNDRISIAGVPLLTHDQNKANREQYLTYLRSVAEQYQIHVQCYQCVVDIQQRDSGFTVITESTQGQTGIDCETVVLAVGGLDHARRLGIEGEDLPHVDGYLREPHRYYGRRVLIVGGRNSAVEAALRLYHVGAHVSISYRGRNLPEEHIKYWLYPEISGLIRSGKIQAYFETQPVRITSTYVELEDVQQQGEPQRHYADDVLTLIGYEQEKSLFHRAGIELVGDNQQPQVNEESMETNVPGIYIAGTALAGTQSSQYRLFLENCHQHVDRIMTRLTGKSVESEDGEWQRMIQEAPES is encoded by the coding sequence ATGCAATCTAATTCAAAAACAGGTGGGCCTAAGGACACACGTGTGGTGATCGTGGGAGCCGGTCCGATCGGGTTGGAACTGGCAGTCGCTTTAACTCGAAATCAGATTCCATACCAGATCCTCGATGCCGGTGCGATTGGTCAGACGATTTCCTGGTGGGCGCCTCAGACGCGATGGTTCAGCAGCAACGATCGCATTTCCATAGCGGGTGTTCCCTTGCTGACACATGATCAGAACAAAGCCAATCGGGAACAGTATCTCACTTATCTTCGTAGTGTTGCAGAACAGTACCAGATTCACGTGCAATGCTATCAATGTGTCGTTGATATACAGCAGCGGGACTCAGGTTTTACCGTCATAACCGAGTCCACACAGGGACAAACCGGGATCGATTGTGAGACTGTTGTTTTGGCGGTGGGAGGGCTGGACCATGCACGCCGACTTGGTATCGAAGGCGAGGACTTACCGCACGTCGACGGTTACCTGCGTGAGCCACACCGCTATTATGGTCGCCGGGTGCTGATTGTCGGAGGACGGAACAGCGCTGTCGAGGCGGCTTTACGATTATACCACGTCGGTGCCCATGTAAGTATCAGCTATCGAGGGAGAAATTTGCCCGAGGAGCACATCAAATACTGGCTCTATCCGGAAATCTCAGGACTCATTCGTTCAGGGAAGATTCAGGCATACTTTGAGACCCAGCCAGTTCGGATTACTTCAACCTATGTTGAACTTGAGGACGTGCAGCAGCAGGGTGAACCACAGCGGCATTATGCTGACGATGTACTGACACTGATCGGTTATGAACAGGAGAAATCATTGTTTCACCGGGCAGGCATCGAACTGGTGGGTGATAATCAGCAGCCACAGGTAAATGAAGAGTCGATGGAAACCAACGTCCCGGGGATTTACATAGCGGGAACGGCTCTGGCAGGTACCCAGTCCAGTCAATACAGACTGTTTCTCGAAAACTGTCATCAGCATGTGGATCGTATTATGACCCGGCTGACGGGAAAGTCCGTGGAATCAGAAGATGGTGAATGGCAGAGGATGATTCAGGAGGCACCGGAGAGTTGA
- a CDS encoding response regulator: MNFSRKNKVYIIDDDKDVAQSTVILLQTRGLPTELFHSVEDFLTETDPTISGCVVSDYALEGNWNGIDLLRKIQNLGYRIPFILASGSLNHSSRLTAEKSGAFAILEKPYPSDILCETIYAALKHNDGRFPN, translated from the coding sequence ATGAATTTTTCAAGAAAAAACAAAGTTTACATCATCGATGACGACAAAGATGTAGCTCAGTCTACTGTCATTCTGCTCCAGACTCGGGGCCTGCCAACTGAGTTATTTCACTCAGTGGAGGACTTTCTCACAGAAACTGATCCCACAATATCAGGCTGTGTGGTCTCTGATTATGCGCTGGAAGGGAACTGGAATGGCATTGACCTGCTGCGGAAGATACAGAATCTGGGATACAGGATCCCATTCATTCTCGCATCTGGCTCTCTGAACCACAGTTCCCGGTTAACTGCGGAAAAGTCCGGTGCCTTTGCGATTCTTGAAAAACCTTACCCTTCAGATATTTTATGTGAAACGATCTATGCCGCACTGAAACATAATGATGGCCGATTCCCGAATTGA
- a CDS encoding DUF1772 domain-containing protein produces MDFLEMALVAATLLCSLVAGFLFAFAVVVMPGISSLSDQDFICAFRVMDRVIQNNQPLFMLVWIGSMITLIIFTVLGISDLPRFQQVILVIATSLYLLAVQLPTLTKNIPLNNKLQSLSVEEMEANEFRIARDEFEKRWKYWNAIRTVSAIVTSLMLIILLSLQ; encoded by the coding sequence ATGGATTTCTTAGAAATGGCTTTGGTCGCAGCTACTTTGCTGTGCTCTTTAGTCGCTGGTTTTCTCTTCGCATTTGCCGTTGTCGTTATGCCGGGCATCAGCAGTCTGAGCGACCAGGATTTCATATGTGCCTTCCGAGTCATGGATCGCGTGATTCAGAACAATCAACCACTTTTCATGCTGGTCTGGATTGGTTCGATGATCACCCTGATTATATTTACGGTTTTAGGCATTTCAGATTTACCCCGGTTTCAGCAGGTAATCTTGGTCATTGCCACGTCACTGTATCTTCTGGCTGTGCAGTTACCAACTCTGACAAAAAATATTCCATTGAACAATAAACTGCAATCACTCAGTGTAGAGGAGATGGAGGCAAATGAATTCAGAATTGCCCGCGATGAATTTGAAAAACGATGGAAGTATTGGAATGCGATCCGGACAGTTTCCGCTATCGTGACATCGTTGATGCTTATAATCCTGTTATCTCTGCAGTGA
- a CDS encoding FAD-dependent oxidoreductase, producing the protein MKVATRKQNVAVIGAGIGGLCCARQLSAAGFSVRIFDKSRGVGGRVSVRRHQTDIAFDHGAQYFTVEDTEMAQQVESWLTAGVVAPWQCRMGSLDTGVWKPTNSETRHFVGVPAMTAIAKHLARDLNLTLQTRVTTVARSEHGWQLLGEEDRDLGIFDVLILNAPAPQSASLLKDFPEFAQQIDAAKFAPCWSVMLAFDQRLDVPWDAATVHDSSLSWIARNSSKPGRLTKPDCWLLHGNPEWSYTHLEDVKEIVMAQLISCFWEAIGLVPRPHRLADVHRWRFALPSEPLDQKFLFDEDLGVGVCGDWCVGPRIESAYLSGLALAEEVRMRH; encoded by the coding sequence ATGAAAGTGGCAACTCGCAAACAAAATGTTGCAGTAATTGGTGCCGGGATTGGTGGACTGTGCTGCGCTCGCCAGCTTAGTGCTGCCGGATTCAGCGTCCGAATCTTTGATAAAAGTCGTGGAGTTGGTGGTCGGGTTTCCGTGCGACGTCACCAGACGGATATCGCGTTCGATCATGGGGCCCAATACTTCACTGTCGAGGATACGGAAATGGCTCAGCAAGTCGAAAGCTGGCTCACGGCCGGAGTTGTCGCTCCCTGGCAGTGTCGCATGGGGTCGCTCGATACGGGAGTCTGGAAGCCAACGAATTCAGAGACGAGGCACTTTGTCGGTGTACCAGCTATGACGGCGATTGCGAAGCATCTGGCTCGTGACCTGAACCTGACTCTGCAAACTCGAGTGACGACAGTCGCCCGAAGCGAACATGGCTGGCAATTACTCGGTGAGGAAGACCGGGATCTCGGCATTTTTGATGTATTGATTCTCAACGCCCCAGCTCCCCAGTCGGCCAGCCTGCTGAAGGATTTTCCGGAATTCGCACAGCAGATTGACGCCGCTAAGTTCGCGCCCTGCTGGTCGGTCATGTTAGCTTTCGACCAGCGGTTGGATGTCCCCTGGGATGCTGCGACTGTTCATGATTCGTCACTTTCCTGGATCGCTCGCAACAGCAGTAAGCCAGGACGCCTGACAAAGCCGGATTGCTGGTTGCTGCACGGAAATCCTGAATGGTCGTACACACACTTGGAAGACGTAAAAGAAATTGTGATGGCCCAACTGATTTCCTGCTTTTGGGAAGCCATCGGCTTAGTGCCACGGCCCCATAGACTCGCTGATGTCCATCGTTGGCGATTTGCGTTGCCCAGCGAACCACTGGATCAAAAGTTCCTGTTTGACGAAGACTTAGGAGTGGGGGTTTGTGGAGACTGGTGCGTCGGACCACGCATTGAAAGTGCATATCTTAGTGGGCTCGCGCTGGCCGAAGAAGTCAGAATGCGTCACTGA